The Desmodus rotundus isolate HL8 chromosome 3, HLdesRot8A.1, whole genome shotgun sequence genome includes a region encoding these proteins:
- the LOC112318375 gene encoding tubulin alpha-1C chain: MRECISIHVGQAGVQIGNACWELYCLEHGIQPDGQMPSDKTIGGGDDSFNTFFSETGAGKHVPRAVFVDLEPTVIDEVRTGTYRQLFHPEQLITGKEDAANNYARGHYTIGKEIIDLVLDRIRKLADQCTGLQGFLVFHSFGGGTGSGFTSLLMERLSVDYGKKSKLEFSIYPAPQVSTAVVEPYNSILTTHTTLEHSDCAFMVDNEAIYDICRRNLDIERPTYTNLNRLISQIVSSITASLRFDGALNVDLTEFQTNLVPYPRIHFPLATYAPVISAEKAYHEQLTVAEITNACFEPANQMVKCDPRHGKYMACCLLYRGDVVPKDVNAAIATIKTKRSIQFVDWCPTGFKVGINYQPPTVVPGGDLAKVQRAVCMLSNTTAIAEAWARLDHKFDLMYAKRAFVHWYVGEGMEEGEFSEAREDMAALEKDYEEVGADSAEGEDEGEDY; the protein is encoded by the exons ATG CGCGAGTGCATCTCCATCCACGTGGGCCAGGCTGGTGTCCAGATCGGCAATGCCTGCTGGGAGCTCTACTGCCTGGAACATGGCATCCAGCCCGATGGCCAGATGCCAAGTGACAAGACCATTGGCGGGGGAGATGACTCCTTCAACACCTTCTTCAGTGAGACGGGTGCTGGCAAGCACGTGCCCAGGGCAGTGTTTGTAGACCTGGAACCCACAGTCATTG ACGAAGTTCGCACTGGTACCTACCGCCAGCTCTTCCACCCTGAGCAGCTGATCACAGGCAAGGAAGATGCTGCCAATAACTATGCCCGTGGACACTACACCATTGGCAAGGAGATCATTGACCTCGTCCTGGACCGGATTCGGAAACTG gctGACCAGTGCACGGGCCTTCAGGGCTTCTTGGTTTTCCACAGCTTTGGTGGGGGAACTGGTTCCGGGTTCACCTCCCTGCTGATGGAGCGCCTCTCTGTCGATTATGGCAAGAAGTCCAAGCTGGAGTTCTCCATTTACCCAGCCCCCCAGGTTTCCACAGCTGTGGTGGAGCCCTACAACTCCATCCTCACCACCCACACCACCCTGGAGCACTCTGATTGTGCCTTCATGGTTGACAACGAGGCCATCTATGACATCTGTCGTAGAAACCTCGATATTGAGCGCCCAACCTACACTAACCTTAACCGCCTTATCAGCCAGATTGTGTCCTCCATCACTGCTTCCCTCAGGTTTGATGGAGCCCTGAATGTCGATCTGACCGAATTCCAGACCAACCTGGTGCCCTATCCCCGCatccacttccctctggccacatACGCCCCTGTCATCTCTGCTGAGAAAGCCTACCATGAACAGCTTACAGTAGCAGAGATCACCAATGCGTGCTTTGAGCCAGCAAACCAGATGGTGAAATGTGACCCTCGCCACGGTAAATACATGGCCTGCTGCCTGTTGTACCGTGGTGACGTGGTTCCCAAAGATGTCAATGCTGCCATTGCCACCATCAAGACCAAGCGCAGCATCCAGTTTGTGGACTGGTGCCCCACTGGCTTCAAAGTTGGTATTAATTACCAGCCTCCCACGGTGGTGCCTGGTGGAGACCTGGCCAAAGTACAGCGAGCTGTGTGCATGCTGAGCAACACCACAGCTATTGCTGAGGCCTGGGCTCGCCTGGACCACAAGTTTGACCTGATGTACGCCAAGCGTGCCTTTGTCCACTGGTATGTGGGTGAGGGCATGGAGGAAGGAGAGTTTTCTGAGGCCCGTGAGGACATGGCTGCCCTGGAGAAGGATTACGAGGAGGTCGGAGCAGATAGTGCTGAGGGAGAGGACGAGGGTGAAGACTATTAG